The following proteins come from a genomic window of Alnus glutinosa chromosome 10, dhAlnGlut1.1, whole genome shotgun sequence:
- the LOC133880008 gene encoding uncharacterized protein LOC133880008 isoform X6, whose protein sequence is MQNNDYYDLGNDIPNTNTDFSSNNDLIQQYPSNEDGQDTVASPTNEDSNEGNEQKTAFETKQGRPKTSVVWTAFEEVFAKDGTVTKVKCKSCPAVFRPSKSSSTTHLRRHMNNCCTNNIASKNKQKVDQIEAAKPANGATQINNNHELNIDDIRDTARALPLGISSGALTPQSQPSTSFCHNNPNHEDQYQLDTNTAMLENEGMQTNDSCSDFGDFLEQFLDVSVPDTGFLGNGGMQNNDYYGNDILNTITAEAPVERFPGEIVRQLNRSQPSPSLCDYNPNHENQNQPNTNNTAMLKNGGMQTNDYCPGDEVQQRDSEGLFDSPRNNNALNEAVQDTGLFGNGGMQNNDSYDLGNDIPSTNTGFEKYGYRNGERPWNEPDVDTSLLANGGIWTNHSNGLNTDIPNSDFSSSDDLIQRSIRNEAARGRPRSSPVWKFFAEEYDKDGTATHVKCKSCGTVLHRSKASSTTQMRTHLRTCLRRSKASSTTRMQTHLQTCGNGKNIASKNKQKVDQIKPPQEKRKKQVATFMQIKGKKRGTKSKLIHEFSPISDVVELKRPPSSRNSNSNIRNVMEHVCTLEGVEEGSFLYRIATHIFHNEEKREMFVVIEKPHLQLMFLKGEAELLTRRFCSIRLASG, encoded by the exons ATGCAGAATAATGATTATTATGATCTGGGCAATGATATACCGAATACAAATACAG acTTCTCGAGCAACAATGATCTAATTCAGCAATATCCTTCGAATGAGGATGGTCAAGATACTGTGGCTTCTCCTACTAATGAGGATTCAAATGAAGGAAACGAGCAAAAGACTGCATTTGAGACAAAGCAGGGTAGACCAAAGACCTCTGTTGTGTGGACAGCTTTTGAAGAAGTTTTTGCCAAGGATGGTACTGTGACAAAAGTTAAATGCAAATCGTGTCCCGCAGTATTTCGCCCTTCAAAGTCAAGCAGTACAACCCACTTGCGAAGACACATGAACAACTGTTGTACCAATAACATAGCTTCAAAAAATAAGCAGAAGGTTGATCAAATTGAG GCTGCTAAGCCTGCAAATGGAGCGACGCAGATTAATAATAATCATGAGCTGAACATTGATGATATACGGGATACAG CAAGGGCGCTGCCGCTTGGAATCTCATCTGGAGCACTTACCCCTCAATCCCAACCAAGCACTTCATTCTGCCACAATAATCCTAATCATGAGGATCAGTATCAACTTGATACTAAT ACTGCTATGCTTGAGAATGAAGGGATGCAGACTAATGATTCTTGTTCGGACTTTGGTGATTTTCTGGAACAGTTTCTTGATGTATCGGTTCCAG ATACTGGTTTTCTTGGGAATGGAGGGATGCAGAATAATGATTATTATGGCAATGATATACTGAATACAATTACAG CAGAGGCACCAGTTGAACGCTTTCCTGGAGAAATTGTCCGTCAGTTGAATCGATCCCAACCAAGCCCTTCACTTTGCGACTATAATCCTAATCATGAGAATCAGAATCAACCTAATACTAATAAT ACTGCTATGCTTAAGAATGGAGGGATGCAAACTAATGATTATTGTCCGGGGGATGAAGTACAGCAGAGAG acTCTGAGGGGTTGTTCGATTCTCCAAGAAACAATAATGCTTTGAATGAGGCTGTTCAAGATACTGGTTTGTTTGGGAATGGAGGGATGCAGAATAATGATTCTTATGATCTGGGCAATGATATACCGAGTACAAATACAG gCTTTGAGAAGTACGGATATCGAAACGGGGAACGTCCGTGGAATGAGCCTGATGTGGATACTAGTTTGCTTGCGAATGGAGGGATATGGACTAATCATTCTAATGGTCTGAACACTGATATACCAAATTCAG acTTCTCGAGCAGCGATGATCTAATTCAGCGATCTATTCGGAATGAGGCTGCTCGTGGTAGACCAAGGAGCTCTCCTGTGTGGAAATTTTTTGCAGAAGAATATGACAAGGATGGTACTGCAACACATGTGAAATGCAAATCATGTGGCACAGTTTTGCACCGTTCAAAAGCAAGCAGTACAACCCAAATGCGAACACACTTGCGAACTTGTTTGCGCCGTTCAAAAGCAAGCAGTACAACCCGGATGCAAACACACTTGCAAACTTGTGGCAATGGCAAGAACATAGCTTCAAAAAATAAGCAGAAGGTTGATCAAATTAAG CCAccccaagaaaagagaaagaagcaaGTAGCTACTTTCATGCAAATTAAAGGGAAGAAAAGAGGAACAAAGTCAAAGTTGATACACGAGTTCAGTCCTATCAGTGATGTTGTAGAGCTAAAGAGGCCACCTAGTTCGAGGAATTCAAATAGCAATATTCGTAATGTCATGGAGCATGTGTGCACATTGGAAGGTGTTGAGGAGGGTTCATTTCTCTATCGTATTGCAACTCATATTTTCCACaatgaagagaagagagaaatgttTGTTGTGATAGAAAAACCACATTTACAACTTATGTTTCTAAAAGGTGAAGCAGAATTGTTGACAAGACGCTTCTGCTCTATTCGATTAGCAAGTGGATAA
- the LOC133880008 gene encoding uncharacterized protein LOC133880008 isoform X4, protein MGFWSSLPRLRSCSRRFVYSTSRRSRSTEFGTTEAGVTSHVFPSNSSRLRNPIFLSLLGISAGTVALQSQPSLAFCSFLYNDTKTAMLENEGMQTNDSCSDFGDFLEQFLDVSVPDFSSNNDLIQQYPSNEDGQDTVASPTNEDSNEGNEQKTAFETKQGRPKTSVVWTAFEEVFAKDGTVTKVKCKSCPAVFRPSKSSSTTHLRRHMNNCCTNNIASKNKQKVDQIEAAKPANGATQINNNHELNIDDIRDTARALPLGISSGALTPQSQPSTSFCHNNPNHEDQYQLDTNTAMLENEGMQTNDSCSDFGDFLEQFLDVSVPDTGFLGNGGMQNNDYYGNDILNTITAEAPVERFPGEIVRQLNRSQPSPSLCDYNPNHENQNQPNTNNTAMLKNGGMQTNDYCPGDEVQQRDSEGLFDSPRNNNALNEAVQDTGLFGNGGMQNNDSYDLGNDIPSTNTDFSSSDDLIQRSIRNEAARGRPRSSPVWKFFAEEYDKDGTATHVKCKSCGTVLHRSKASSTTQMRTHLRTCLRRSKASSTTRMQTHLQTCGNGKNIASKNKQKVDQIKPPQEKRKKQVATFMQIKGKKRGTKSKLIHEFSPISDVVELKRPPSSRNSNSNIRNVMEHVCTLEGVEEGSFLYRIATHIFHNEEKREMFVVIEKPHLQLMFLKGEAELLTRRFCSIRLASG, encoded by the exons ATGGGTTTCTGGTCCTCGCTTCCTCGTCTACGTTCGTGCTCCAGGCGCTTCGTTTACTCCACTAGTCGGAGATCACGTTCCACGGAGTTTGGAACTACAGAAGCAGGGGTCACCAGTCATGTCTTTCCCTCCAATAGCTCAAGACTCAGAAACCCAATATTCCTGTCGCTGCTTGGAATCTCAGCTGGAACAGTTGCCCTTCAATCCCAACCAAGCCTTGCATTCTGCAGCTTCCTCTATAATGATACTAAG ACTGCTATGCTTGAGAATGAAGGGATGCAGACTAATGATTCTTGTTCGGACTTTGGTGATTTTCTGGAACAGTTTCTTGATGTATCGGTTCCAG acTTCTCGAGCAACAATGATCTAATTCAGCAATATCCTTCGAATGAGGATGGTCAAGATACTGTGGCTTCTCCTACTAATGAGGATTCAAATGAAGGAAACGAGCAAAAGACTGCATTTGAGACAAAGCAGGGTAGACCAAAGACCTCTGTTGTGTGGACAGCTTTTGAAGAAGTTTTTGCCAAGGATGGTACTGTGACAAAAGTTAAATGCAAATCGTGTCCCGCAGTATTTCGCCCTTCAAAGTCAAGCAGTACAACCCACTTGCGAAGACACATGAACAACTGTTGTACCAATAACATAGCTTCAAAAAATAAGCAGAAGGTTGATCAAATTGAG GCTGCTAAGCCTGCAAATGGAGCGACGCAGATTAATAATAATCATGAGCTGAACATTGATGATATACGGGATACAG CAAGGGCGCTGCCGCTTGGAATCTCATCTGGAGCACTTACCCCTCAATCCCAACCAAGCACTTCATTCTGCCACAATAATCCTAATCATGAGGATCAGTATCAACTTGATACTAAT ACTGCTATGCTTGAGAATGAAGGGATGCAGACTAATGATTCTTGTTCGGACTTTGGTGATTTTCTGGAACAGTTTCTTGATGTATCGGTTCCAG ATACTGGTTTTCTTGGGAATGGAGGGATGCAGAATAATGATTATTATGGCAATGATATACTGAATACAATTACAG CAGAGGCACCAGTTGAACGCTTTCCTGGAGAAATTGTCCGTCAGTTGAATCGATCCCAACCAAGCCCTTCACTTTGCGACTATAATCCTAATCATGAGAATCAGAATCAACCTAATACTAATAAT ACTGCTATGCTTAAGAATGGAGGGATGCAAACTAATGATTATTGTCCGGGGGATGAAGTACAGCAGAGAG acTCTGAGGGGTTGTTCGATTCTCCAAGAAACAATAATGCTTTGAATGAGGCTGTTCAAGATACTGGTTTGTTTGGGAATGGAGGGATGCAGAATAATGATTCTTATGATCTGGGCAATGATATACCGAGTACAAATACAG acTTCTCGAGCAGCGATGATCTAATTCAGCGATCTATTCGGAATGAGGCTGCTCGTGGTAGACCAAGGAGCTCTCCTGTGTGGAAATTTTTTGCAGAAGAATATGACAAGGATGGTACTGCAACACATGTGAAATGCAAATCATGTGGCACAGTTTTGCACCGTTCAAAAGCAAGCAGTACAACCCAAATGCGAACACACTTGCGAACTTGTTTGCGCCGTTCAAAAGCAAGCAGTACAACCCGGATGCAAACACACTTGCAAACTTGTGGCAATGGCAAGAACATAGCTTCAAAAAATAAGCAGAAGGTTGATCAAATTAAG CCAccccaagaaaagagaaagaagcaaGTAGCTACTTTCATGCAAATTAAAGGGAAGAAAAGAGGAACAAAGTCAAAGTTGATACACGAGTTCAGTCCTATCAGTGATGTTGTAGAGCTAAAGAGGCCACCTAGTTCGAGGAATTCAAATAGCAATATTCGTAATGTCATGGAGCATGTGTGCACATTGGAAGGTGTTGAGGAGGGTTCATTTCTCTATCGTATTGCAACTCATATTTTCCACaatgaagagaagagagaaatgttTGTTGTGATAGAAAAACCACATTTACAACTTATGTTTCTAAAAGGTGAAGCAGAATTGTTGACAAGACGCTTCTGCTCTATTCGATTAGCAAGTGGATAA